In the Silene latifolia isolate original U9 population chromosome 1, ASM4854445v1, whole genome shotgun sequence genome, AAGCTTGAAGATCCTAAAAGTGTGGGTGTATTCCCGAGGTGATTTCTTGTCACTACTTTGTTCATCAGAAACTGGATAAAACGCGCTTTTTGATATCATAAGGTTGTTTCGACTGGAAAAGCGCTCGACCAGAAGAAGTTCGTGATTGGATGATTCGACTAGGTAAGTTTTTGGACAAATATGAAACCTCCGATGAGGGTCAAGTATTAGTTTCACAGCTTTGAGAGACGGTCCTGTTTCACTGAGGTCTGCATACCACATAGAACAATCTTTAGTTACAAACCATAACATCTCTTTCCAAATCAATACATCTCTGACGATCATTTCTTCAGGAGTCGGAATTAGAGTCCATGTCTTGTCTCCAGGCCTAGCAATGGACAAGTATGTAGAATCGACAGTAGTGTGCTTACGGCGTCTACACTTTTGGGCATGGATGACTGCGACTAGAAACCCGCCAGCATCCTCAGTACCACCCTTGGTTTTCAATACACATGCTTTCAATATGTGCCTGGCCCTCGTCAAATTTCGATTATTGTATTTGGAATCGCAACTGGGATCTACGTATGCTTGCTCGGGCATCATGGTGTTGCTCGGGGGAAGTTGAAGACGAGATTTAGTTAAAGGGTTAAACAGACTAATTTCTAGCTCACCATCATAAGTGACAATCCAACCAAGACTCGAACCCCAGCATTTCTTTCCGAATATTTCAGGAACCCTCAAGTTGTAATACTTGTTACCAGGATTGTATACCTTCCTCATACCCTCGGGGTTATCTTCAGTATTCTCCGGGAACAAAAGCCATGGGTTCGCGGAGCTCAAATTTGGTCCAACCTGCCTAAAAACCGATAACCATTCCTTACAAACAAAGGAGAAATGAATAGCATCGTCTAGGCAGTCAATTTTCAGGAATATGTCTTGTAATAACTCATTAGGCATCCCCGACCAGTCACGAAAACGATGACCACTATCCATTTCGATCACCAAGAAGACAAAGATTATTACTGAGGGGTTTCTATCTTACCAAgtagaaaagtaaaaaaaatatgTTGATGTGTTTCTTATGATTGTGTTGCATATATTTATATCAAATTTTGTAGTTTTTCGAATTTGATTCTGTTTAGTAGTTAAACTCAAACTAGGCCAACCTGTAACACTTATACTGCCATATTTTAACTTTCCTAAAATCCTACATAACCGACTTACCAAATTATATTTTGTTTACTTTCCAAATTCTTGGATCTTAATAAAAATATAATGTTATACTCatcaaataaaagaaaaaaaaaaaaaaaaaagaccacaGAAATAAGGAAAGCCGACTGTAATACTTAATTAATACAGCTGTAAATTTTGCACACGGTTTTGATTTTATATTTTTCCTAAcaattttaaatatttcaaaA is a window encoding:
- the LOC141590756 gene encoding putative F-box protein At4g17565 gives rise to the protein MDSGHRFRDWSGMPNELLQDIFLKIDCLDDAIHFSFVCKEWLSVFRQVGPNLSSANPWLLFPENTEDNPEGMRKVYNPGNKYYNLRVPEIFGKKCWGSSLGWIVTYDGELEISLFNPLTKSRLQLPPSNTMMPEQAYVDPSCDSKYNNRNLTRARHILKACVLKTKGGTEDAGGFLVAVIHAQKCRRRKHTTVDSTYLSIARPGDKTWTLIPTPEEMIVRDVLIWKEMLWFVTKDCSMWYADLSETGPSLKAVKLILDPHRRFHICPKTYLVESSNHELLLVERFSSRNNLMISKSAFYPVSDEQSSDKKSPREYTHTFRIFKLDLSSKKWEHVDNASVLGESSMYMDKNTSLLVGPSKHGICKSKCIYFLDDHTAKSGGATGDTLLFTPLLC